From the genome of Phlebotomus papatasi isolate M1 chromosome 2, Ppap_2.1, whole genome shotgun sequence:
AATCGTTTAACAATCTCTCAAGCCTTATCACCCTCGATCTAGCAATGAATAATATCAGACAAGTAATACAGACAAAAGTGAATGGTAAGTTGAAAAATATGTACTTTATCTGTAAAAGTATTCTTTACCGCAGATAGAAAATCACACGTTCTACGGATTGCCGAAACTTCAGGAACTACGTTTAGGTCATAATTCGATAACGAATCTTCCTGATGAACTATTCGGTGCTCTTGGACAACTCAGGAAGTTGATGCTTTTCTCCAATCACATCACACATCTGGGAGAGAAATCTTTCGTGGGATTGCATCGAGTAACCATACTTTCTCTCAATAACAACCTTCTGAAATTTCTACATCCAACAGTTTTTGAACCATTAACTAAACTAACTAAACTGTAGGTGAGGTTTTAAggttttattccaaaatttaattgacttttttcgtAGTCGTTTAGATTGGAATGAACTACATTTCCTTCCGCATGGCTGCTTGGACAGGATACCAAGGCTTTTGGCTGTTAAACTTGGAGAAAATCCCTGGCATTGTGACTGTCGTGCTATTTATTTAGCCCGATGGCTAAGGTCTTCTAGTTCTCATCTTTGGAATACCGAACCACTATGCAAGAGTCCCGAAATCTTAGAAGGTCAATCCGTAGGTCTTCTACGTTTCGATAACCTATGCAAGGGTCAATGGGCTGCAATGGTCAACTTATCTCCACGTTTACCTATCCGGAAGCAACTTATGACTGCCTCTCGCACCCTCAGTGATGTTCTTCAACAACACAACGAAATGATGAGCAAAGTGAAAATTCTCTAGTTCTCAAATTACGGTCATTAGGGAAGTATAACACATATCATTCTTAGGGAGGAATGTTATCGATCGAAAAATCATGCTTTTTTGTCCTAATTTTGATGTGTTTGATATCCCTTCTATTGGTTTTTCGTCAGAACTCTACCAAAAGTCAATTTGTCTTAATTAAATGGCATTGGAAGGTAATACAGAGAGGCAtcgaaaaaaaaagcaattctcTTCCTAATTGACAAATTAAGCAATATTGTGTATCccaaatacaataaattcataCTCCTATCTATTTGGCGTTTCATTTGGCTCTGATAATTTCAATTACATTCCCTCTTATCAGCCGATATTCAGCAAAGATTGGGTTTTGCAGGGGGAATCGATAAACTCCTATTGGCACTTGCAGTTTTCATTTAGACTACGTGGTGGAAAGTCGTCTAGAAAAATTCTTTCTGGACGTATTtctgttttttgaaaaatatttatttttcatttttaagtgCTTTGCAGGAATGTGGATCTCTGTTTAATCACTTGATGGTTTTTCTTAgatagaaaaatgattttcatgGATAAATTAGTGCCTAATACAGTGAAATGTGCTTTAGTGATCTGCCTGGGATTTTTCCAAGTTCAATATATCAATGGccaaagtaaataaaattgatcaatACAATAAAAGACTTTCATCAATGATAAACAATTTGTGAAAAGATAACAAATCTCCCACAGCACATCCGGTCAATTAAATTAGATTcttgattaagaaaaaaaacagtaaaggATCGAATGAACAGAATTAGACCAGTAGTGGTATCAATGAAATAGTTTGAAGTTTTTGACGATGTACATATTACTTAAGCTTAGAGACATTAACTTGTGGCTCAGTTAGTTCTAGCTGAAAAATAGTTTCGCGCGCTAAGAACGAATGTACTATCTTTCGCACATTTTGTCCACTAATGacattcaaaattcattttacgATTATTTCAAGGTcacttatttaaagaaaaaccgaaaacttaaatttcaaagttaattgaatttggatatttttatgTCTCTGTCATACTTTTCAGACTAGAAAAATCTCGCGAAATTTAAATTCACAACCCTTAC
Proteins encoded in this window:
- the LOC129804939 gene encoding carboxypeptidase N subunit 2-like, translated to MNLEHLSLRRNKVSHITNKSFNNLSSLITLDLAMNNIRQIENHTFYGLPKLQELRLGHNSITNLPDELFGALGQLRKLMLFSNHITHLGEKSFVGLHRVTILSLNNNLLKFLHPTVFEPLTKLTKLRLDWNELHFLPHGCLDRIPRLLAVKLGENPWHCDCRAIYLARWLRSSSSHLWNTEPLCKSPEILEGQSVGLLRFDNLCKGQWAAMVNLSPRLPIRKQLMTASRTLSDVLQQHNEMMSKVKIL